GAGCGTTCCCTGCTGCACCCGGGGTGCCCCGATCACCAGCACCACCAGCACCGCCGCCGTCGGCAGCAGCTCCAGCAGCGGGTCGAAGACCGAACTGATCGAGGCCATCCGCAGATCCGCCACCCGCAGCTTCTCCACCCCGGGCGCGAACCGGCCGTCCTCCCGCTCGGTCAGCCCCAGGCTGCGCACCACCGGCCCGCCCGCGATCGACTCGTGCGCCACTCCGCTGACCACCCCGCGGGCGGCCTGCGCGTCCCGGGCCCGCGGCGCGAGCAGCCGCTGGTAGGTCACGTTCAGCGCGAACACCAGCCCGACCAGGGCGACGCCGACCAGGCCGAGGCCGAGCGCCTGGTGGAACAGCTCGGTGAGGGCGAGCAGCAGCATGCCCACCATGCCGACCGCCATATAGGCGAACTGCATCGGCGACCAGATCGCGTCGACGTCCCCACCGGCGTGCGCGAGCAGCCGGCCGGGCGAGCGCTCCCGATGCCAGTCCGGGTGCAGGTCGAGGTAGCGGTGCACGACGGCACGCCGCGTCTCGGCCTGAGCGCGGTACTGCACCCGGCCGGTGGCGACGCCGCGGATCAGGATGGTCAGCCAGCGGGTGGCCGAGACGCCGAGGACGAACAGCGCGCTGAGCCACCAGGCACGGGCCGGCACCCGGTCGCCGGAGAGCGCCGGCACCACCAGGTGGTCGGTGGCCCAGGCGATCGCGGACGCGCCGGCCACCATCGTGGATCCGTTGATCAGCCCGGCCACGGTGGCGACGACCGCGGCGCCGGGGTTGGCCCGGGCGCCGGCGAACTGGGTGGCCAGCGCGGACCGGTGGCGCAGATCGATCACGCGTTCTTCCGCTCGGCGCGGGCGATCGGTGCGCCGGCGCGCAGGCGTTCCAGGAACAGCACGATCGAGGCGGCCACCGTGCGGTGGTTCCGGTCGTTGAGCACGTCGTGCGGGGCGTCGGCGATGCTGACCAGGTCGGCGCGGGGCACCGAGGCGTACCACCGGCGGACGCCGTCGAGCGGGCTGACCGGGTCCTTCTCGCCGTGCAGGCCGAGGACCGGGACGGTGATCTCGCCCGGATCGTCCGGGTGGAACCAGTCGGCGGGCAGGTCGGTGAAGAGCTGTCCGGGGCGGACCTCGCCGTCGCTGATCCGCCCGCGGTGGGTGGGGCAGGTGGTACGTGCGTCCAGCTCGGCGGCCCAGTCCCGGTGCGGCGCGGCCTGCGGCGCGGCCGGCAGACCGGCCAGGATCAGCGCGGAGGCGCGGGGCAGTCGGCGGGTCGCGGCCAGGCTCGCGGCGTACGCCGCCCCGGCGTCCGACCCGACCACGATCCGCGGCTTCACCGGGTCGGCGCCGGTCAGCAACGCGGTCACCTGCTCCCGGGCACGGGCCGGGTCGTCGCTGGGCGCCGTGACGGCGTGCACCCGGTAGGCGTCGGCGGCCAGCCGGCGACCGAAGCGCTCGTAGACGCCGGGCGACTCGCCGCGTCCGG
Above is a genomic segment from Actinoplanes ianthinogenes containing:
- a CDS encoding alpha/beta hydrolase, with the protein product MTLATGDAVRTWTEPDPIPLRGTLILLPGRGESPGVYERFGRRLAADAYRVHAVTAPSDDPARAREQVTALLTGADPVKPRIVVGSDAGAAYAASLAATRRLPRASALILAGLPAAPQAAPHRDWAAELDARTTCPTHRGRISDGEVRPGQLFTDLPADWFHPDDPGEITVPVLGLHGEKDPVSPLDGVRRWYASVPRADLVSIADAPHDVLNDRNHRTVAASIVLFLERLRAGAPIARAERKNA
- a CDS encoding ABC transporter ATP-binding protein, yielding MIDLRHRSALATQFAGARANPGAAVVATVAGLINGSTMVAGASAIAWATDHLVVPALSGDRVPARAWWLSALFVLGVSATRWLTILIRGVATGRVQYRAQAETRRAVVHRYLDLHPDWHRERSPGRLLAHAGGDVDAIWSPMQFAYMAVGMVGMLLLALTELFHQALGLGLVGVALVGLVFALNVTYQRLLAPRARDAQAARGVVSGVAHESIAGGPVVRSLGLTEREDGRFAPGVEKLRVADLRMASISSVFDPLLELLPTAAVLVVLVIGAPRVQQGTLSVGALVGVVYLLITIAVPLNVISRFLSMLPMSSAGRERVYGVLGSAHRVREGDRTLSGPRAMRVELRGAGVSRQGRTLLADLDLVLEPGTVTVVVGAVGSGKTTLLDLAGGQIHADTGTVLLDGADVRELTGAAVPAHVATVPQSPFLFAESIRDNLVLDGSYRDDELWDALRRAAADEIVRGLPDGLDTVVGERGATLSGGQRQRICLARALLRRPRLLILDDFTSALDARVEQQVLAGLAAEPGPTVLISTNRPGPLALADQIVTLRDGRIEDEVPIVH